TGCGCGAGGCCGAACTCGAAGAGCTCGAAAAACAGTGGCGCGAACAGAATGAGGCGATCATGCGCGAGTTTCCGCGCCTCGACGACGACGCCGCGGCGACGCCGACGGGCATCGCGCCGCCGCCCGCCCAATCGGCGGATGCCGACAAGAGCGAGGAAACCGGACCGGGCGAGCCCGAAACGCATATCGTCCCGCCGCGGGGTGAGGCGCTGCCATGAGCGATACAGCGCCCGACAACCCGGCGGAGGAGGATGGCGCGGGCGGCAAGATGCCGCTGCTCGATCATCTGATCGAGCTTCGCTCGCGCTTGCTCAAATCCCTGCTCGCCATCGCGCTTGCCTTCGGCGTCTGCTTTTATTTCGCGCGGCCGATCTTTGCGATCCTCGTCCAGCCGTTGATCGCGGCGGGGCAGGGCAAGCTCATCTATACGCAGCTCTTCGAGGCTTTTTTCGTCGAGGTGAAGGTCGCCTTTTTCGCATCGATGATGATCGCCTTTCCGGTGATCGCGAACCAGCTTTGGAAATTCGTCGCACCGGGCCTCTATCGGCAGGAAAAGCGCGCGCTGCTGCCCTTTCTCTTCGCGACGCCGGCGCTCTTCGCAGTCGGGGCGTCCTTCGCCTATTTCATCACCATCCCGCTCGCGCTGCGCTTCCTGCTCGGTTTTCAGGGCGATGTCGGCGGGGTCACGCAGGAAGCCTTGCCGTCGGTCGGCAATTATCTGGACTTCACGATGCAGTTCATCATGGCGTTCGGAATCGCCTTTCTGTTGCCGATCCTGCTGATGCTCATCGAACGCGCGGGGCTGGTCAGCCGCGACCAGCTGATTTCGGCGCGCCGCTACATGATTGTTGCGGCCTTCGCCATTTCGGCCGTGGCGACGCCGCCCGATATCCTGAGCCAGTTCCTGCTCGCGGTGCCGCTGATCCTGCTTTACGAATTTTCGATCTTCGCGATCTGGTTCACCCAGCGCCGACGCAAAACAGGCGCCGAAACGGCGCCTGTCGAGCCTCTCGAAGAGGCTTAGGGTAAGCAAATATCGGGTCAGATGGCCCGGTCGCCCGCTTCGCCGACCGATTCGATGTCGCGGCCGACGCCCTTCACCGTATTGCAGCCAGCGACCAGAAAGCTGGCGAGCAGGGCCAAGAGGATTGCACGAAAACCAGTCATCTTCTCACCTCTTACCATATCCTGATGCAAAATGGCCCGGCACGCTTCGAGGGGGGGAGGGAATGCGGGCCGGGCCAATGTTGCTGAGCAGCGCTGCGGGGGGGCGATGACCGCTGCTCGAACGGGAAACGACCGACCCGGCCGATTTGTTCCCGAAAAAAACGACAGCAAGGACTTTTTTTAGCGGCCATCATTTTGACCCAATGATTCGAGAGGGTTGGGATCACGCCGCTCCAAGCTATAACGTCGTCAGGCCACTGAGCACCGCGAGGCCGAGGAAGGCCAGAAATCCCATCGAATCGGTGGTCATCGTCACGAAGATCGAACTGGCGACCGCCGGGTCCTGATCGAGCCGGTCGAGCAATAGCGGGATCGCGACCCCGGCGACGCCCGCGACGAAGATATTGACGATCATCGCCGCGCCAATAACGGCGCCGAGCGTCGGATTTGCGAACCACAGGGCGGTTGCCGTTCCCGCCACCAGCGCGATCGTCGCGCCGTTGAGCAGCGCGATCGTCATTTCGCGCCAGATCGCGCGCCAGCTGTTCGAATCGGTCAGCTGGTTCATCGCGAGCGCGCGCACCGTGACGGCCAGCGTTTGCGTTCCCGCATTGCCGCCGACCCCGGCGACGATCGGCATCAGCGCGGCAAGCGCGACCATCTGCTCGATCGCGCCTCCGAACAGGCCAACGATGGTCGATGCGACGAGCGCGGTGCCGAGGTTGGCGATCAGCCAGCGCACGCGCGCCGTGTAGGTTTCACGGATCGGCTCGTTGATGTCGCCGTCGCCTGCGCCCGACAGGCGCAATATATCCTCTCCCGCCTCTTCCTGGATGATGTGGACGATGTCGTCGACCGTGATCATGCCGACGAGGCGCCCCGCCTTGTCGACGACCGCGGCGGAGATCAGCGCATATTTCTGAAAGCGCAGTGCGACCTCCTCCTGATCCATGTCGACGGGGATCAGCGTCTGTTCGCGCCTCATCACGTCGCTGATCGCAATGTCGCGCGGGGTGCGGAGGATCCAGCTCAGCTGGCAGGAGCCGACCGGCCGGTGCATCGGATCGACGACAAAGATTTCCCAGAAATCGCTGGTCAGGTCGGCGTCCTCGCGCAGCCGGTCAATCACGTCGCCGACGGTGACATGCTCGGGCACCGCGACGAGGTCGCGCTGCATCAGGCGGCCGGCCGATTCCTCAGGGAAGGAAAGCGCATCCTCGATCGCGGCGCGATCTTCGGGTTGCATCGCCTCGAGCACCGCCTGCTGCTCGTCGGCTTCCATGTCCTCGATGATCGCAACGGCGTCGTCGGTATCGAGTTCGGACGCGAGTTCGGCGACCTGCTCGGGCGCAAGGAGGTCGATCAGTTCCTCGCGCACATAATCGTTCATTTCCGCGAGCACGTCGGCGGAGAGCATGTCGCCGAGCACGGCGGCGAGCATCGGGCGCTCGTCGGAGCGCGCGAGTTCGAACAGGTCCGCGATGTCGGCGGGGTGCAGGCGGCCGATGCGTTCGCGCGCCGCTTCGCCTTCACCCGCTTCGGCGAGGCCGATCACGTCGCGCACAAAATCGGGTTTCAGCCGGTCGTCTTCGTCCAGTTCGGTTTCGAGGGGAAAATCGTCGCGCTCTTCCGCGATCGCCACATCCTCGGGCCGCTGGGATTCTTCGCGTTCGTCCATCGCGCGGTCCTCCCTCATCTTTGGCGGCGTCCGGCTTTTCCCCTAGAGCGGCCACCCGCCGATGGCAACGCCGCGAACATCTTTTAACGATTTTGGGCGTGGCCTTGGCCGGCCCGCCCCGCTATGGCGCTGCCAACCCCGATCACTGGAGCCAAGTCTATGTCCGATACCCTTACGCTTTCGCTGTCGACCGGCGACGTTGTCATCCGTCTGCGCCCCGACCTCGCCCCGTTGCACGTCGAGCGCATTTCGACGCTCGCACAGCAAGGCTTCTACGACGGTGTCGTCTTTCACCGCGTCATCCCCGGCTTCATGGCGCAGGGCGGCGACCCTACGGGAACCGGCATGGGCGGCAGCCAGCTTCCCGACCTGCCGCAGGAGTTCAACAGCGAGCCGCATGTCCGCGGCGTGTGCTCGATGGCTCGCGCGCAGAACCCGAACAGCGCGAACAGCCAGTTCTTCATCTGCTTCGAGGATGCCCGCTTCCTCGACAACCAGTATACCGTCTGGGGCGAAGTGATCGAAGGCATGGAACATGTCGATGCGCTGCCCAAGGGCGAACCGCCGCGCGAGCCGGGCACGATCGTCAAAGCGACGATTTCGTAAACTTCGACCCTTCCCCCTCGATGGGGGAAGGATATGAAGCCTTGCCGCATTAGCGGCTAGGCGAAGTTGGATGGGGGTGATGGCGCGCCCCTGCGCGGGCCGTTTCAGGCCGAGAGCGCACCCCCTCCGCTGTGACTAGCCAGCAAGCTGGCGAGTCTCGCTGCCTCCCCCATAAAGGGGGAGGGGTTTGCTTTTCTATTCTTCCAAAAACCCGTTCAGCCGCTCGCACGCGACGATCCAGTCCTGCTTGAACGCCTGCACGACCTGTCCGGCGCCCATTGCCTCGTTCATCAGCCCGACACCCTGGCCGACCCAATAGGTGGCGAGTGCTTTTGCACCCTCGTGGCCGCCTTCCGCCAGCTTGTCGACCTTGCGCAGCGCGGGTTCGCTGACCAGCGACTGGAGCGGCATCGGCAGCGGTTTCGGCGCGCCTTCGGCTTCCCACGCATCGGTCCACGGCGAGCGGAGCTGGCGCGAGGGCTTGCCGGTACGGCTCTTCGAGCGCACCGTGTCGCGCGCCGAGGCGGCGAGCAGCTTTTCCTTCACCACCGGGTTGGTCTCGGCTTCGGCGGTCGTCAGCCAGACCGATCCGGTCCACGCGCCGTGGGCGCCCATCGCCATCGCCGCCGCCATCTGGCGCCCGGTGACGATGCCGCCCGCCGCGAGAATCGGCGTCGTGTCGCCGATCGCGTCGAGCGCCGCTGCGACTTCGGGCACGAGCACCATCGTCGCGACCTCGCCGCAATGGCCGCCCGCTTCGCCGCCCGCGACGACAAGGATGTCCACCCCCGCGCGCACCTGCGCCAGCGCATGGTCGCGCGTGCCGACAAGCGCGGCGACCGGGACGTTGTGGCGCTTGCCGAGTTCGAGCATCAGCGGCGGCGGGACGCCCAGCGCATTGGCGATCAGCTTGATCGGATGGCGGAAAGCGACCTCGAGCAGCCTTGCGGCGCCTTCTTCGTGCATATTGTCGCCAAAGCTCTGCCGCGCTTCCATCGCAGTCTCGAGGCCGCTCGCATCGACATCGAACCTTCCGAGCAGATCGGCGGCGAACTTCAGGTGGGATTCGGGAATCTGCGCGGCGCCGGACGAGGCTGCTTCGCCCTTGCCCGCAAAGCTGTTGGGGACGATCAGGTCGACGCCATAGGGGCGGCCGCCGATATGCGCGTCGATCCACGCCAGCTCTTCTTCCAGCCGTTCGGGCGGCAGCGCAGCCGCGCCGAACACGCCCATGCCACCCGCTTTCGACACCGCGACGACGACGTCGCGGCAGTGCGAAAAGGCGAGCAGCGGGAATTCGATGCCGAGCATCGCGCAAATGGGGGACTGCATGGGAACCTCTCCGTTTCTTTAGGCGACCTATGACAGCGCTATAGGGTCAGGACCCATTAATTCCCCGTTCGAGGCGTCGAAATGGCGAAGATATCGGGCCTTGGCGGGTGCGGCGGGTAGCATCGCTACCCGCAAGGCCGCGAAGGTCCGATATCGAAGCCATTTCGGCGTCCCTTCGGGATTTGACCGATTTTGCCCATGGCAGCGTCGAAAAGCCTTGAAATATATCCATATTCCTGCGCCTTTCCTCCTCGCCCTGAGCAAAATCGCCTCAAACCTCGAACGGGTAATTAATGGGTCCTGACCCTAGTTTACGTAAACGTCAAGTTGATTTGCTGGACGGGCGGATTATCGCGGGTTGCATGACCCAGTTTCCCATGCCCGGTTTCGACCTCGAGGCTTTCGTCCGTGCCACGCTGGCCGAGGATCTGGGCGCGGGGGGCGATATTACGTCGTTGGCGACGATCCCCGCCGATGCGCGCTTCGACGGTGTAATGGACAGCCGCGACGCGATCACCGTCGCCGGCCTGCCGATCGCCGAGCGATTCTTCCGCGCGCTCGATCCGGCGATGGAAATCGAGATCCTGGCCGAAGAGGGCGCAGAAGTTCCTGCGGGCAGCGATGTGATGCGCCTGTCGGGCAATGCGCGCGCGATGCTGACCGCCGAGCGGTCGGCGCTCAACACGGTGCAGCATCTGTCGGGGATCGCGACGATGACGCGCCAATATGTCGATGCGATCGCGGGAACAGGGGCGACGCTGCTCGACACGCGCAAGACGATACCCGGCCTGCGGGTGCTCGAAAAATATGCGACGCGGATGGGCGGGGCGAAGAATCACCGCATGGGCCTGTGGGACGCGGCGATGATCAAGGATAATCACGTCGCGGTCGCGGGATCGGTCGAGGAAGCGGTGCGGCGGGCGGTGGAGGCGGGAATCGCCGACATCATCGTTGAAGTCGACCGTGTGGCGCAGGTCGAACCGGCACTGGTCGCGGGAGCGACGCATCTGCTGCTCGACAATATGGGCCTCGACGATCTGCGCACCAGCGTCGCGATTGTCGATGGCAGGGTGCCGACCGAGGCGTCGGGCGGGGTGCGGCTCGACACGATCCGCGCGATCGCCGAAACGGGCGTCACCTATGTATCGGTCGGGCGCCTAACCCAGTCGGCGCCCGCGGCCGACATCGGGCTCGATTTTGCGCTGGCTTAGTGCCGCCGCGTTGACGCTGATGCCCGTCGCGGCGCAGGCGCAGGCGCTAGCCTGCTCGGTGCCCGATCGGATTCCCGTGCCGCGCCTCGAACAGCCGCGCCGGGGCGAACCCGTGCGGCGGCCGCCGGTCACCGGCTATCTGCTGGCCATGAGCTGGTCGCCGCAGCATTGCGCCGGCGTCCGCGATCCAAAGGGCGCGCGCGACGCTTTTCAATGTTCGGGCGAACATGGCCGCTTCGGCTGGGTGCTGCACGGGCTGTGGCCCGAAAGCGACGATGCGGATTATCCGCAATGGTGTCGCCCGGCGAAGATCGTGCCGCAGCCGGTGCTGAAAAAACATCTGTGCATGACGCCGTCGGTGCAGTTGCTCCAGCACGAATGGGCGAAGCACGGGACGTGCATGAGCCGGCACCCCGCCGCCTATTTCCGCGCCGCCGGGCTGTTGTTCCGCGCGGTGCGCTTTCCCGACATGCGGGCGCTGGCGTCGCGGCGGCAGACCGCGGGCAGCGTGCGCCGCGCCTTTGCCGCGATCAATCGGGGCGTCACCCCGGCGATGATCGCCGTGACGTCCGACCGCCAGGGATGGCTGAAAGAGGTGCGATTGTGCCTGGGGCCGCGCATGAAGCCGACGCCATGCAAATCCTTTCAGATCGGCGTCAGGGATGGCCGCGCGCTGCGCATTCGTCCTATGCCGGAGCCCCGGCGCTGAACGCGCAGAAACGTCCCGCTTCGGGACGGCGCGGCCGTTAACGCTCTTTTAACCTTATCGACTCGTTAAGATCGTCCTAGCTTCGGGCGCATGGACTCGAACGACCATATCGATATCCGCGGTCGCGTGCGGGCGCATGGCGTCCGGCAGCTGACGATTGCGCGGATGAACGCACCGGCGGACTGGCAGGACGAACTGCGCCGCGCGCTCGTCGCGCACCGCAAGCCCGCCACGATCCTTTCGAGCAACGACTTTCGGCTGTTCCTTCAGAGCTTCGCGATATTTTTCACCGCGACGATGCTTTTCGTCATGTGAGGATTGGACTCGGGCGGCGGATTTGCTCCCCGCCCCGATCCGCCCAGAGCGGCGTGCCGTATATCTGATCCACCGGGAAGGAGCCGATTTGGCCCAGCGCGAGGGGCGAGGAGGGAGCCATGCTGCCGCATAGTGACCGACGATCGACGCTGCGCTGGGCCGAAATGGGCCCGCCGCTCTAATCGCACGCCCGGTGCAGCTTGACCGCGAGCCACGCGGAGACCAGGCACATGGCGGCGCTCATCAGCAACTGGTCGACGACGCCGACGCCCGCGAGGCCGAGCCCCATCGCGAGCAGCGAACCCGCAACCATCGCGCCCGAATTGACGATATTGTTCGCGGCGACAGTGCGCGCGGTCTGGTCCTTGGGCACGGTGGTGGTCAGAAAGGCATAGAGCGGAACGACAAACATGCCGCCGCTGACGGCTATGCCGAGCAGGCTGGCGAGGAGCGGCACGACACCGGGGTGTCCAAGGAAGCCGCCGATGTCGTACAACGCCCCCGCGGGTTGCACACCCCAGTTGCGGCACACCCAGTAAAAGGCGACGACGAACAGCGCCATGACGAGCACGCTCGCCGGGCTGTAGCGCGCCGACACCTCGCCCTTCAGCAACCGGTTCACCGCGACCGAGCCGATCGCGATCCCGATCGAGAAGACGGCGAGGAAGAGGCTGGCGACACTTTTGTCGGCGTGGAGGATATTCTTGGCGAGCGGCGGAAACTGGATGAACAGCACGGCGCCGATCGTCCAGAAAAAGCTGATCGACAAGATCGCGAGATAGAGGCGCGGGATATGCATCGTGCCGCGCACGAGCGCGACGGACGAGCGTATGATATGCCAGTCGATCCCCGTTTCCAGATGCTCGGGCGGCGCCGGGGGCACCTTGCGCCCCGTCCAGTAACCGATCGCGGCGACCAGCACGACGCCGAGCGCCGCCCATTCGACCTCGATCACCCCGGCAAGGATCGTTCCGGCGAGAATCGCGATATAGGTCCCCGCCTCGACCAGCCCGGTGCCCGCCAGCACCTCGTCGCTTTTGAGGTGTTGTGGCAGGATCGCATATTTGATCGGTCCGAAAAAGGTCGAGTGGATTCCCATCGCAAACAACGCAAGCATCATCAGCGGGATGGCGATGAGATGCACCGCAAAACCGAGCCACGCCAGGATCAGCCCGCCGCCGCCGACGAACATGATCAGGATTTCGCAGAATTTGACGATGCGGATGATCCGTGCCTTGTCGCGCGTGTCGGCCAGCTGCCCCGCCAGCGCCGACAGGAGAAAGAAAGGCAGGATGAAGACGCCGGTGGCGACCGCGCTGAACAGCGTTTCCTGTTCCTCGCTGTTGAACACGCCATAAACGACGAACAGCACCATCGCATTCTTGAACAGATTGTCGTTGAATGCACCGAGAAGCTGGGTGACGAAAAGGGGCAGGAACCGGCGTTGCCTCAACAGCGCAATGGAGCCGGTCATGGTGGTCCAATCTTTTCAACTATGTCGGTTCGCACGCATTTCGCGGGCAACAGGTTGTCGCCGGGGGGGCTTATCGGCTAGGGCGGTCGGGGTCAAAGGTCATTTTGACCGGCCATGTCGACGGGGATCATGCTGAGCCTTCCGAACATTTTGACGCTGTCGCGAATCCTGGCGGTGCCCATCCTGCTCTTCCTGCTGTGGCCGGGCGTGACCGAAGGGTCGCACCAGCCCAGGCCGATCGATTATGCACTGGCGTTCGGCCTCTATTGCCTGATGGGCATTACCGATTATTTCGACGGCTATGTCGCCCGTGCGCGCGGCACCGTGTCGCGGCTGGGCATCTTTCTTGACCCCATCGCCGACAAGATCATGATCGCGGCGGTGATCCTGCTGCTCGTCTTCACGCGCGACATCGACGGGTGGCACGTCATCGCCGCGCTTGTCATCCTGCTGCGCGAAATCATCGTGTCGGGGCTGCGCGAGTTTCTTGCGACCTTGCAGGTGTCGATGCCGGTGACGCAGCTTGCCAAATGGAAAACGACCTTCCAGCTTGTCGCCTTTGGCGCGCTGATCCTTGCGGGGGCGCTGCCCGCAATGGCGTGGATCAAGACGGTCGGGCTGGCGTCGTTGTGGGGGGCGGCGGTGCTGACGCTGGTAACCGGCTGGGATTATCTGCGCGTCGGCCTGAAGCATATGGACTGATGCGGCTCGATCTCGCCTATTTCGCCTGGGTGCGCGAGCGGATGGGGATGGCGGGCGAGACGGTCGAACTGCCGCCCGGAATCGCCGATGTCGCGGCGCTGCTCGGCTGGCTCGCGGCGCGTGACGAACGGGGTGCGTCGGCCTTTGCCGAACCGCACCGCATTCGCGCTGCGATCGACGGCGCGATGATGGGCCCCGACGCGCCGCTTGCGGGCGCGCGCGAGGTCGCGCTGTTCCCGCCGGTGACCGGCGGATGATCCGCGTGTTCGTCCAGACTGTGCCGATCGCGGTCGGCGCAGAGTTCGATCTGCACGATGCGGGCGGGCACGGCGCGAGCGCAAGCTTTATCGGGCGTGTGCGCAGCGACGACGGATTGACCGAATTGTTCCTCGAACATCATCCGACGATGACCGAGGCGGAACTCGCCAGCCTCGCCCATGCGGCGGTCGATCGTTGGAAACTGGGCGCGCTGACGCTGATCCACCGTGTCGGTGCGATGGCGCCGGGCGAAACCATCGTGCTCGTCCTTGCGAGCAGCCGTCACCGCGCCGAAGCGCTGGCGGCATGCGAGTTTCTGATCGACCGGCTGAAGACCGACGTGATGCTGTGGAAGCGCGAGACCTTTGCCGACGGGCGCGTGGCGTGGGTCGAGGAACGCGAGGGCGATCGTGCGCGGGCGGAGCGGTGGGATTAGCGTCGTGGGCCCTGAAACAGGTCCGGAGTGACGAAGATTGTGCCGCTAGCACGCCGCTCTATCCCGCCTGATGCTTCCTGAAAATATCGGCGAGCATGCGGAACTCCTCGGCGCGTGGGCTGCCCTTGCGCCAGACGAGCGCGATCGTTCGCCAGTCATGCGCCGAATCGAGCGGGCGCGTGTCGATGTCGGTGTGATCGAGGATGCCCGCCTCGATCGCCATTTGCGGCAGCATGGTGATGCCAAGGCCGTTGTCGACCATCTGCACCAGCGTGTGCAGCGAAGTGCCCATCATCCGCGCGCCGGCACGCAGTTCGGGACGGTTGCACGCCGCGAGTGCGTGATCTTTCAGGCAATGCCCGTCCTCTAGCATCAACATCTGGGCAGGGTCGATCTGGTCGGCGCTGACCGTCGCGGGCAGGTCTTCGGACTGATCGCCGGGAAAGGCGACGAACAGCGCATCGTCGAACAATTCTTCGCTTTCGACGTCGCCGCACGCATAGGGGAGCGCGAGCAGCACGCAATCGACGGCGCCGTGGTGAAGCGACTCGCACGCCTGCGCACTTGGCTCTTCGCGCAGGAACAGCTTGAGCGACGGACGCTCCTTGCGGAGCCGGGGAAGGAGGCCGGGGAGCAGGAAGGGCGCGATCGTCGGGATGACGCTCATGCGCAGTTCGCCAACGAGCGGCGCCGATGCAGCGGCGGCCATGTCGGCAAGCTCCTCGGCCTCGCGCAGCACGCGGTGCGCCTTCTCGACGATCTTGTTGCCGAGCGCGGTGAAGCGCACGACGCGGCGCGTGCGCTCGACGAGCGTTTGCCCCAGCAAGGTTTCCAGTTCGCGGATGCCTGCCGACAGCGTCGACTGGGTGACATTGCACGCATCGGCGGCGCGGCCGAAATGACCATGTTCGTGCAGCGCCACGAGATATTGCATCTGTTTGAGTGAAGGCAGGTAATTTTGCATTGATCGAGTGTAGGGATTTATTGGGCGACTTTGAACAAGGCAGCCGATTAAAATTCGCCGCCAGGATGGTCGCATCGCTTGGCGTCGCGACCGGGGCCGTGATAGCTGATCCGATCACTGGTGGCGGAGAGGCGTATGGCGGTTTCGCGTTTCCTGATCGGCGGCGTGGCGAGCGCGCTGCTGCTGACCGGCGGCCTGTTCCTGTGGCAAGGACACAGCCAGCTGGCCGAAGAGGCTGTGCTCCCGGACCCGCCGCCGGCCTTGCCCGCGATCCCGGTGGCCGGACCGAATGCCCCGACGCGCGGACCGGCGCCGCCCGCGCTGCCCGCCGCCAAGGAAGCCTCGCGC
This DNA window, taken from Sphingopyxis alaskensis RB2256, encodes the following:
- the tatC gene encoding twin-arginine translocase subunit TatC, which translates into the protein MSDTAPDNPAEEDGAGGKMPLLDHLIELRSRLLKSLLAIALAFGVCFYFARPIFAILVQPLIAAGQGKLIYTQLFEAFFVEVKVAFFASMMIAFPVIANQLWKFVAPGLYRQEKRALLPFLFATPALFAVGASFAYFITIPLALRFLLGFQGDVGGVTQEALPSVGNYLDFTMQFIMAFGIAFLLPILLMLIERAGLVSRDQLISARRYMIVAAFAISAVATPPDILSQFLLAVPLILLYEFSIFAIWFTQRRRKTGAETAPVEPLEEA
- a CDS encoding entericidin A/B family lipoprotein; this encodes MTGFRAILLALLASFLVAGCNTVKGVGRDIESVGEAGDRAI
- a CDS encoding peptidylprolyl isomerase, coding for MSDTLTLSLSTGDVVIRLRPDLAPLHVERISTLAQQGFYDGVVFHRVIPGFMAQGGDPTGTGMGGSQLPDLPQEFNSEPHVRGVCSMARAQNPNSANSQFFICFEDARFLDNQYTVWGEVIEGMEHVDALPKGEPPREPGTIVKATIS
- a CDS encoding ribonuclease T2 family protein, encoding MRWLSAAALTLMPVAAQAQALACSVPDRIPVPRLEQPRRGEPVRRPPVTGYLLAMSWSPQHCAGVRDPKGARDAFQCSGEHGRFGWVLHGLWPESDDADYPQWCRPAKIVPQPVLKKHLCMTPSVQLLQHEWAKHGTCMSRHPAAYFRAAGLLFRAVRFPDMRALASRRQTAGSVRRAFAAINRGVTPAMIAVTSDRQGWLKEVRLCLGPRMKPTPCKSFQIGVRDGRALRIRPMPEPRR
- a CDS encoding MFS transporter, which produces MTGSIALLRQRRFLPLFVTQLLGAFNDNLFKNAMVLFVVYGVFNSEEQETLFSAVATGVFILPFFLLSALAGQLADTRDKARIIRIVKFCEILIMFVGGGGLILAWLGFAVHLIAIPLMMLALFAMGIHSTFFGPIKYAILPQHLKSDEVLAGTGLVEAGTYIAILAGTILAGVIEVEWAALGVVLVAAIGYWTGRKVPPAPPEHLETGIDWHIIRSSVALVRGTMHIPRLYLAILSISFFWTIGAVLFIQFPPLAKNILHADKSVASLFLAVFSIGIAIGSVAVNRLLKGEVSARYSPASVLVMALFVVAFYWVCRNWGVQPAGALYDIGGFLGHPGVVPLLASLLGIAVSGGMFVVPLYAFLTTTVPKDQTARTVAANNIVNSGAMVAGSLLAMGLGLAGVGVVDQLLMSAAMCLVSAWLAVKLHRACD
- the pgsA gene encoding CDP-diacylglycerol--glycerol-3-phosphate 3-phosphatidyltransferase, with the translated sequence MLSLPNILTLSRILAVPILLFLLWPGVTEGSHQPRPIDYALAFGLYCLMGITDYFDGYVARARGTVSRLGIFLDPIADKIMIAAVILLLVFTRDIDGWHVIAALVILLREIIVSGLREFLATLQVSMPVTQLAKWKTTFQLVAFGALILAGALPAMAWIKTVGLASLWGAAVLTLVTGWDYLRVGLKHMD
- a CDS encoding molybdenum cofactor biosynthesis protein MoaE, with the translated sequence MIRVFVQTVPIAVGAEFDLHDAGGHGASASFIGRVRSDDGLTELFLEHHPTMTEAELASLAHAAVDRWKLGALTLIHRVGAMAPGETIVLVLASSRHRAEALAACEFLIDRLKTDVMLWKRETFADGRVAWVEEREGDRARAERWD
- a CDS encoding NAD(P)H-dependent flavin oxidoreductase, with the protein product MQSPICAMLGIEFPLLAFSHCRDVVVAVSKAGGMGVFGAAALPPERLEEELAWIDAHIGGRPYGVDLIVPNSFAGKGEAASSGAAQIPESHLKFAADLLGRFDVDASGLETAMEARQSFGDNMHEEGAARLLEVAFRHPIKLIANALGVPPPLMLELGKRHNVPVAALVGTRDHALAQVRAGVDILVVAGGEAGGHCGEVATMVLVPEVAAALDAIGDTTPILAAGGIVTGRQMAAAMAMGAHGAWTGSVWLTTAEAETNPVVKEKLLAASARDTVRSKSRTGKPSRQLRSPWTDAWEAEGAPKPLPMPLQSLVSEPALRKVDKLAEGGHEGAKALATYWVGQGVGLMNEAMGAGQVVQAFKQDWIVACERLNGFLEE
- the nadC gene encoding carboxylating nicotinate-nucleotide diphosphorylase; this encodes MTQFPMPGFDLEAFVRATLAEDLGAGGDITSLATIPADARFDGVMDSRDAITVAGLPIAERFFRALDPAMEIEILAEEGAEVPAGSDVMRLSGNARAMLTAERSALNTVQHLSGIATMTRQYVDAIAGTGATLLDTRKTIPGLRVLEKYATRMGGAKNHRMGLWDAAMIKDNHVAVAGSVEEAVRRAVEAGIADIIVEVDRVAQVEPALVAGATHLLLDNMGLDDLRTSVAIVDGRVPTEASGGVRLDTIRAIAETGVTYVSVGRLTQSAPAADIGLDFALA
- a CDS encoding hydrogen peroxide-inducible genes activator; the protein is MQNYLPSLKQMQYLVALHEHGHFGRAADACNVTQSTLSAGIRELETLLGQTLVERTRRVVRFTALGNKIVEKAHRVLREAEELADMAAAASAPLVGELRMSVIPTIAPFLLPGLLPRLRKERPSLKLFLREEPSAQACESLHHGAVDCVLLALPYACGDVESEELFDDALFVAFPGDQSEDLPATVSADQIDPAQMLMLEDGHCLKDHALAACNRPELRAGARMMGTSLHTLVQMVDNGLGITMLPQMAIEAGILDHTDIDTRPLDSAHDWRTIALVWRKGSPRAEEFRMLADIFRKHQAG
- the tatB gene encoding Sec-independent protein translocase protein TatB, coding for MFDVAPTELLLVVVVALVVIGPRDLPKAMRFVGKWLGKARGMARHFRAGLDTMMREAELEELEKQWREQNEAIMREFPRLDDDAAATPTGIAPPPAQSADADKSEETGPGEPETHIVPPRGEALP
- a CDS encoding MoaD/ThiS family protein, with the protein product MRLDLAYFAWVRERMGMAGETVELPPGIADVAALLGWLAARDERGASAFAEPHRIRAAIDGAMMGPDAPLAGAREVALFPPVTGG
- the mgtE gene encoding magnesium transporter, which produces MDEREESQRPEDVAIAEERDDFPLETELDEDDRLKPDFVRDVIGLAEAGEGEAARERIGRLHPADIADLFELARSDERPMLAAVLGDMLSADVLAEMNDYVREELIDLLAPEQVAELASELDTDDAVAIIEDMEADEQQAVLEAMQPEDRAAIEDALSFPEESAGRLMQRDLVAVPEHVTVGDVIDRLREDADLTSDFWEIFVVDPMHRPVGSCQLSWILRTPRDIAISDVMRREQTLIPVDMDQEEVALRFQKYALISAAVVDKAGRLVGMITVDDIVHIIQEEAGEDILRLSGAGDGDINEPIRETYTARVRWLIANLGTALVASTIVGLFGGAIEQMVALAALMPIVAGVGGNAGTQTLAVTVRALAMNQLTDSNSWRAIWREMTIALLNGATIALVAGTATALWFANPTLGAVIGAAMIVNIFVAGVAGVAIPLLLDRLDQDPAVASSIFVTMTTDSMGFLAFLGLAVLSGLTTL